Proteins from a genomic interval of Alphaproteobacteria bacterium:
- a CDS encoding phytanoyl-CoA dioxygenase family protein, with protein sequence MAHPLNISDALFDSSVGARAAQLAGFAPLLAAAEVDEAEAVGELRGRGYTLLRGLLAPEVVASVRAGVDRLSAAGRGLLAPRRVEPDADPNDYEAMPRLTAEEVARGEDYMRRHASMVQIADPLMTFPELLTVALHRRILGIVGCYLGCWPALTYAKMRKSFANGLPRCDTELFHVDGNSTKMCKALLFLTDSDDDPDAAHEFVLGSHNGATAGIDPFARFERDRVVADWGAERMRLLTCKAGDVVIEDTTGMHTAGKPRHHDRTIALFNYGVHAEYGGGGAVLRIPGAPLRTMAPEQVAATEFLTVV encoded by the coding sequence ATGGCACACCCGCTGAACATCTCCGACGCCCTGTTCGACAGCTCGGTCGGCGCGCGTGCGGCGCAGCTGGCCGGGTTCGCGCCGCTGCTTGCCGCTGCCGAGGTCGACGAGGCCGAGGCGGTGGGCGAACTGCGCGGCCGCGGCTACACCCTGCTGCGCGGCCTGCTCGCGCCCGAAGTGGTCGCCTCGGTGCGCGCCGGTGTCGACCGGCTGTCGGCCGCAGGTCGCGGCCTTCTGGCGCCGCGGCGGGTAGAGCCCGACGCCGATCCGAACGATTACGAGGCGATGCCGCGGCTCACCGCCGAGGAGGTCGCGCGCGGTGAGGACTACATGCGGCGTCACGCCAGCATGGTGCAGATCGCCGACCCGCTGATGACCTTCCCGGAACTGCTGACCGTCGCGCTGCACCGCCGCATCCTCGGCATCGTCGGTTGCTATCTCGGCTGCTGGCCGGCGCTGACCTACGCCAAGATGCGCAAGAGCTTCGCCAACGGCCTGCCGCGCTGCGACACCGAGCTGTTCCACGTCGACGGCAACAGCACCAAGATGTGCAAGGCGCTGCTGTTCCTGACCGACAGCGACGACGATCCCGATGCGGCGCACGAGTTCGTGCTGGGCAGCCATAACGGCGCCACCGCCGGTATCGACCCGTTCGCGCGGTTCGAGCGCGACCGCGTGGTCGCCGACTGGGGCGCCGAGCGCATGCGGCTGCTGACCTGCAAGGCGGGCGACGTGGTGATCGAGGACACCACCGGCATGCACACCGCCGGCAAGCCCCGTCATCACGACCGCACCATCGCCCTGTTCAACTACGGCGTTCACGCCGAATATGGCGGCGGCGGCGCCGTCCTGCGCATTCCCGG
- a CDS encoding crotonobetainyl-CoA--carnitine CoA-transferase, with amino-acid sequence MNAVNADLVADVTWASQAESASRGGLVDSLKNTTIPNDQLLANLGLFLDAKNLSRILFMDFLYRQILDVQGVVFDFGTRWGQNAALFTSFRGIYEPFNRHRRIVGFDTFTGFPGVAAEDGSSPLMEPGKLATTAGYQRELETILSHHEQLNPLSHIRKTMLCQGDACETVEKYIVENPQTIVSLAYFDFDIYAPTKRCLELIRPRLVKGSVLGFDELNDPDSPGETLALMEVFGLNAVRLKRFPHASRVSYFVVE; translated from the coding sequence ATGAACGCCGTCAACGCCGACCTCGTCGCCGACGTGACCTGGGCCAGCCAGGCCGAGTCCGCATCCCGCGGCGGGCTGGTCGACAGCCTGAAGAACACCACCATCCCGAACGACCAGCTGCTCGCCAACCTGGGCCTGTTCCTGGATGCGAAGAACCTGTCGCGCATCCTGTTCATGGACTTCCTGTACCGGCAGATCCTGGACGTGCAGGGCGTGGTGTTCGACTTCGGCACCCGCTGGGGCCAGAACGCGGCGCTGTTCACGTCTTTCCGGGGCATCTACGAGCCGTTCAACCGGCATCGCCGCATCGTCGGCTTCGACACCTTCACCGGCTTCCCCGGCGTCGCGGCCGAGGACGGCAGCTCGCCGCTGATGGAGCCGGGCAAGCTGGCGACCACGGCGGGCTACCAGCGCGAGCTGGAAACCATTCTCTCGCACCACGAGCAGCTCAACCCGCTGTCGCACATCCGCAAGACCATGCTGTGCCAGGGCGATGCCTGCGAGACGGTGGAGAAGTACATCGTCGAGAACCCGCAAACCATTGTTTCCCTTGCCTATTTCGACTTCGACATCTACGCGCCGACCAAGCGCTGCCTGGAGCTGATCCGGCCGCGGCTGGTCAAGGGCAGCGTGCTGGGCTTCGACGAGCTGAACGATCCGGACTCGCCCGGCGAGACGCTGGCGCTGATGGAGGTGTTCGGCCTGAACGCCGTGCGCCTGAAGCGCTTCCCGCACGCCTCGCGCGTCTCCTACTTCGTCGTCGAGTAG
- a CDS encoding radical SAM protein: MFEIGVVVPSWSYWANPTKLQPLWELYYATLIEDRFPQARVQVIDTRGHGQVPDPADLPACDLYFYWIMKSADAPELYAQARGLKMLHPKSVHMAGGTHVDHKTDECAGIFDTVFTGTAEPEIAQAIADWQAGRLEPVYRGTLPHPFSDYGHARRGFLPKERIVNTLHFAQHGGAPGTGAYFSRGCSFRCRFCIYNTPGKFEYRTGAQIAAELAYLKAEYGIQGVNLRDEVCVPVNLKQARDYIGAIGEAGVIWRGQTVPLGKEEAIALAAQSGCKELALGIESVDSDRVLEISNKPSQSIDANKRYIELLKKHGIKVKVCLIFGLPGESRHVVERTVRFLEEVQPDFVSLSGFDPVPGSPFHTEPEKYGIRWIDQSLEHHAHLIYRYGDDEEVGLPFEYEPDGPFGPALSRREILDNIRTVQGYLRDHNMIY; the protein is encoded by the coding sequence GTGTTCGAAATCGGTGTGGTCGTTCCCTCGTGGTCCTACTGGGCCAACCCGACCAAGCTGCAGCCTTTGTGGGAGCTCTACTACGCGACCCTGATCGAGGATCGCTTCCCGCAGGCCCGCGTGCAGGTCATCGACACGCGCGGGCACGGCCAGGTGCCGGATCCGGCCGACCTGCCGGCGTGCGACCTCTATTTCTACTGGATCATGAAATCTGCCGACGCGCCTGAACTCTATGCCCAGGCCCGCGGCCTGAAGATGCTGCATCCGAAGTCGGTGCACATGGCCGGCGGCACCCATGTCGACCACAAGACCGACGAATGCGCCGGCATCTTCGACACGGTGTTCACCGGCACCGCAGAGCCCGAGATCGCGCAGGCCATCGCCGACTGGCAGGCCGGCCGGCTGGAACCGGTCTATCGCGGCACCCTCCCCCATCCGTTCAGCGACTACGGCCACGCCCGCCGCGGTTTCCTGCCGAAGGAGCGGATCGTCAACACCCTGCACTTCGCCCAGCACGGCGGGGCGCCGGGAACCGGCGCCTATTTCTCGCGCGGCTGCAGCTTCCGCTGCCGCTTCTGCATCTACAACACGCCCGGCAAGTTCGAGTACCGCACCGGCGCGCAGATCGCCGCCGAGCTGGCCTATCTCAAGGCCGAGTACGGCATCCAGGGCGTCAACCTGCGCGACGAGGTCTGCGTGCCCGTCAACCTCAAGCAGGCGCGCGACTATATCGGCGCCATCGGCGAGGCCGGCGTGATCTGGCGCGGCCAGACCGTGCCGCTGGGCAAGGAGGAGGCGATCGCACTGGCGGCGCAGAGCGGCTGCAAGGAGCTCGCGCTCGGCATCGAGAGCGTCGACAGCGACCGGGTGCTGGAGATCTCCAACAAGCCGTCGCAGAGCATCGACGCCAACAAGCGCTACATCGAGCTGCTGAAGAAGCACGGCATCAAGGTCAAGGTCTGCCTGATCTTCGGCCTGCCCGGCGAGAGCCGCCACGTGGTGGAACGGACCGTCCGCTTCCTCGAGGAGGTGCAGCCCGATTTCGTGTCGCTGTCGGGTTTCGACCCGGTGCCGGGCTCGCCGTTCCACACCGAGCCGGAGAAGTACGGCATCCGCTGGATCGACCAGAGCCTCGAGCACCATGCCCACCTGATCTACCGCTACGGCGACGACGAGGAGGTCGGGCTGCCGTTCGAATACGAGCCCGACGGCCCGTTCGGCCCGGCCCTGTCGCGGCGGGAGATCCTCGACAACATCCGCACCGTGCAGGGCTATCTGCGCGACCACAACATGATCTACTGA
- a CDS encoding NAD(P)-dependent oxidoreductase, with the protein MSLPADILRAIEGRRALVTGGTGMIGREVVRLLLEGGAEVTSVSLDRLQPVHGARYVHGDLSDLGLCLDLTADMDLVLHVAGIKGSVKVTQSRPASFFVPLLMMNTNMLEAARRNNVDHVVYTSSIGAYSPGEVFREAEHDPALPPMDMFPGWAKRMAEMQVEAYRIQYGLRNFAVVRPSNVYGPGDNFDPDNAMVIPTLMAKVARGDDPVEIWGDGSAVRDFVFAEDAARGIILACVRGTGDGFINIGGPRGVTIRELVETLQRVTPFNARFDPSKPGGFPRRVMELDHARATVGYDPAVSLEEGLSRTWAWYRTNRAEHLSKQNYFAEA; encoded by the coding sequence ATGAGCCTGCCCGCGGATATCCTGCGCGCGATCGAAGGGCGGCGCGCACTCGTCACCGGCGGTACCGGCATGATCGGCCGCGAGGTGGTGCGGCTGCTGCTGGAGGGCGGCGCGGAGGTGACCAGCGTGTCGCTCGACCGGCTGCAGCCGGTACACGGCGCCCGCTACGTCCACGGCGACCTCAGCGATCTCGGCCTGTGCCTCGACCTCACCGCCGACATGGACCTGGTGCTGCACGTCGCCGGCATCAAGGGCTCGGTCAAGGTGACCCAGTCGCGCCCGGCCAGCTTCTTCGTGCCGCTGCTGATGATGAACACCAACATGCTGGAAGCGGCGCGGCGCAACAACGTTGACCACGTCGTCTACACCAGCTCGATCGGCGCCTACAGCCCCGGCGAGGTGTTCCGCGAGGCCGAACACGACCCGGCGCTGCCGCCGATGGACATGTTCCCCGGCTGGGCCAAGCGGATGGCCGAGATGCAGGTCGAGGCCTATCGCATCCAGTACGGGCTGCGGAACTTCGCCGTGGTACGGCCGTCCAACGTTTACGGCCCGGGCGACAATTTCGACCCGGACAACGCCATGGTAATCCCGACGCTGATGGCCAAGGTGGCGCGCGGCGACGATCCGGTGGAGATCTGGGGCGACGGCAGCGCGGTGCGCGACTTCGTCTTTGCCGAGGATGCCGCGCGCGGCATCATCCTGGCCTGCGTGCGCGGCACCGGCGACGGTTTCATCAACATCGGCGGGCCGCGGGGCGTGACGATCCGCGAGCTGGTCGAGACCCTGCAGCGGGTCACCCCGTTCAACGCCCGGTTCGATCCGTCGAAGCCCGGCGGCTTCCCGCGCCGGGTGATGGAATTGGATCATGCCCGTGCCACGGTCGGCTACGACCCGGCGGTCAGCCTGGAGGAAGGGCTGTCGCGGACGTGGGCGTGGTACCGGACCAACCGGGCGGAACATCTCAGCAAGCAGAACTATTTCGCCGAGGCGTGA